In one Lachnospiraceae bacterium GAM79 genomic region, the following are encoded:
- a CDS encoding AAA family ATPase → MSIHLEIKNIKNIQYADLFLPSQKGMYALVGENGCGKSTIMLALSLMIKKSSNKLLSENDLSQESLICLEMDELADNWRFKDNRLVTDVTELYRGHPVLGTNIKIQGFYEGSIFFGTRFYDYGLVDDFMKVDNFEDELIEADDFVKETLGYILHNDKSYYNSLLKVKNRSLARKYNFRGMPYFRKIGDKYISQYRMSSGESMLISLIDFINNLVVRNTGTDKLLFLIDEVELALHPSAIDRLVEILDGLVKKSSTELIVYFSTHSAELLHRIPSKNIFLLENNGGNVVCTNPCYPNYAIRNLYVPNGFDFLLLVEDMLAKALVEKVIRNNRFGNSKLICVLPAGGCNQMLQLHHDMITYNTLGVGKRIISIYDGDVKKEISKKKEYKNLHKCFLPIPSIEKYLKTKLVDIPDPIFIKLIGDKYFTQRSLQSILLDYKNDPRTKIKGDNDGKNLYKVLTANLYKVGIDEDHFILYLCDDIFDYEDLNKFINTLNSLLY, encoded by the coding sequence ATGAGTATTCATTTAGAAATAAAAAATATTAAAAACATTCAGTATGCAGATTTATTTCTTCCATCTCAAAAAGGAATGTATGCATTAGTAGGCGAAAATGGATGCGGGAAAAGCACTATTATGCTAGCTTTGTCGTTGATGATAAAAAAATCATCAAATAAATTATTGTCAGAGAATGATTTATCACAAGAAAGTTTAATTTGTTTAGAGATGGATGAACTTGCTGATAATTGGAGATTTAAAGATAATCGTTTAGTTACAGATGTAACTGAATTATATAGGGGACATCCAGTATTAGGAACAAATATCAAAATACAGGGCTTTTACGAGGGAAGCATATTTTTTGGTACTAGATTTTATGATTATGGATTAGTTGATGATTTTATGAAAGTTGATAATTTTGAAGATGAATTAATAGAAGCAGATGATTTTGTAAAGGAGACATTAGGATATATTTTACATAACGATAAATCGTATTACAATTCGTTGTTAAAGGTGAAAAATCGTTCATTGGCGAGAAAGTACAATTTTAGGGGAATGCCATATTTTAGGAAAATTGGAGATAAATACATTAGTCAGTATAGAATGAGCAGTGGTGAAAGTATGTTGATTTCATTAATTGATTTTATAAATAATCTTGTTGTAAGGAATACAGGAACTGACAAACTGCTTTTTTTAATTGATGAAGTTGAGCTTGCATTGCATCCGAGTGCAATAGATCGTCTTGTTGAAATTCTTGATGGACTTGTAAAAAAATCATCCACTGAATTAATTGTTTATTTTTCAACACATTCAGCTGAATTATTACATCGTATTCCAAGCAAAAATATATTTTTACTTGAAAATAATGGAGGAAATGTTGTTTGTACAAACCCATGTTACCCTAATTATGCCATAAGAAATTTGTATGTCCCTAATGGTTTTGATTTTTTGCTATTAGTAGAAGATATGTTGGCTAAAGCATTAGTGGAAAAAGTTATAAGAAATAATAGATTTGGAAATAGTAAGCTTATTTGTGTATTACCTGCAGGTGGATGTAATCAAATGCTACAACTTCATCATGACATGATTACTTACAACACGCTTGGTGTTGGAAAAAGGATTATTAGCATTTATGATGGGGATGTTAAAAAAGAAATATCCAAGAAAAAGGAGTATAAAAATCTTCATAAGTGCTTTTTACCAATTCCAAGTATAGAGAAATATTTAAAAACAAAACTTGTTGATATACCTGACCCGATTTTCATAAAATTAATTGGTGACAAATATTTTACCCAGAGATCACTACAGAGTATTCTACTTGATTATAAAAATGATCCAAGAACGAAAATTAAAGGTGACAATGATGGGAAAAATTTATATAAAGTATTGACGGCCAATCTTTACAAAGTGGGAATTGATGAAGATCACTTTATTTTGTATCTATGTGAC